From Klebsiella electrica, the proteins below share one genomic window:
- a CDS encoding integrase domain-containing protein has product MARTTRPLTNTEVLRAKALEKDLTLHDGDGLFLIVKTSGKKLWRFRYQRPATKQRTMMGLGAFPALSLADARGLRADYLALLANGIDPQIQAEVAEEQQQIALDSIFSTVAANWFHLKSKSVTPDYAKDIWRSLEKDVFPAIGEIPVQQIKARTLVEALEPIKARGALETVRRLVQRINEIMIYAVNTGLIDANPASGVGMAFEKPKKQNMPTLRPEELPKLMRSLVMSNLSVPTRCLIEWQLLTLVRPSEASSTRWAEIDLDAKLWTIPAERMKAKREHIVPLSPQALDILEVMKPISAHREHVFPSRNNPKQPMNSQTANAALKRIGYGGKLVAHGLRSIASTALNEAGFNSDVIEAALAHSDKNEVRKAYNRSTYLLQRVELMDWWGDKVNH; this is encoded by the coding sequence GTGGCACGGACAACACGCCCCCTGACCAACACCGAAGTTCTGCGCGCTAAAGCGTTAGAGAAGGATCTAACGCTGCATGATGGCGATGGCCTTTTCCTGATAGTGAAAACCAGCGGGAAAAAGCTCTGGCGTTTCCGTTATCAACGTCCGGCGACAAAACAGCGGACAATGATGGGGCTAGGAGCTTTCCCCGCCCTCTCACTTGCTGACGCCCGAGGGTTAAGAGCGGATTACCTTGCCTTGTTAGCCAACGGAATTGACCCGCAAATTCAGGCCGAAGTTGCAGAGGAACAGCAGCAAATCGCTCTGGACAGTATTTTTTCAACGGTCGCCGCTAACTGGTTCCATCTCAAAAGCAAAAGCGTTACCCCTGATTACGCAAAAGACATTTGGCGTTCACTGGAGAAAGATGTATTCCCTGCCATCGGTGAGATCCCCGTTCAGCAAATCAAAGCCCGAACTTTGGTTGAAGCCCTTGAGCCAATAAAAGCACGTGGGGCGCTTGAGACTGTACGTCGACTGGTGCAGCGCATTAACGAAATCATGATTTATGCCGTAAACACTGGTCTGATTGATGCTAATCCAGCATCCGGTGTTGGCATGGCCTTTGAGAAGCCCAAAAAGCAAAACATGCCGACGTTGCGGCCAGAAGAATTGCCGAAGCTGATGCGTTCTTTAGTCATGTCAAATCTGTCTGTTCCGACTCGCTGTCTAATCGAATGGCAACTCCTGACCCTTGTGCGCCCTTCTGAGGCTTCCAGTACCCGGTGGGCAGAGATCGATCTTGATGCAAAGCTCTGGACAATTCCTGCCGAACGGATGAAAGCTAAGCGTGAGCACATAGTCCCACTATCTCCTCAGGCGTTAGATATTCTGGAAGTGATGAAACCAATCAGCGCTCACCGTGAACATGTTTTTCCCAGCAGAAATAACCCTAAGCAACCAATGAATAGTCAGACTGCTAATGCCGCACTTAAGCGTATTGGTTATGGTGGGAAATTAGTTGCTCACGGGTTACGGTCCATCGCAAGTACTGCACTCAATGAAGCCGGATTTAATTCTGATGTTATTGAAGCAGCATTAGCACACTCAGACAAAAATGAAGTTCGAAAAGCTTACAACCGTTCAACTTATTTACTTCAAAGAGTTGAGTTGATGGATTGGTGGGGAGATAAAGTAAATCATTAA
- a CDS encoding DUF6387 family protein — MNNWSPEHTKDIKSWFKIDTYRKFEDLSLLQFYHEIWARNLFFKEYREEFESRTLMGYFSKIFSGNPFLIEEGQLGYMTPANKLFQPPHFFLTTLDRLAETSIIAMQRGGFVWDGDDNYSINRDLREESLSDIMPDQFSRTVMFEIDLASGTDEEIAESLKAALPQWRKIKGIGPDPLESVRFGYGTIKKLISYRVIPMLDILVWAAVKKIRVSDDRLSRLLYTDDDEESEMRQSSQIKDTDRPLALKSCTTDFIRQFHYFMNKNSHLKQMKVSDVMKLSD, encoded by the coding sequence TTGAACAACTGGTCACCAGAGCATACAAAAGACATAAAGAGTTGGTTTAAGATTGATACATATCGCAAATTTGAAGACCTCTCATTGCTCCAGTTTTACCATGAGATATGGGCTCGTAACTTGTTCTTTAAGGAGTATCGGGAAGAGTTTGAAAGCAGAACTCTTATGGGTTACTTCTCAAAAATTTTCAGTGGCAATCCTTTTTTAATTGAAGAAGGGCAACTGGGATACATGACTCCTGCCAACAAACTTTTTCAGCCTCCCCATTTTTTTCTAACAACTCTTGATCGCCTTGCTGAAACGAGCATCATTGCTATGCAACGCGGAGGTTTTGTTTGGGATGGTGATGACAATTATTCAATAAACAGAGATCTTCGGGAAGAATCACTTTCAGATATTATGCCAGATCAATTTTCACGAACAGTCATGTTCGAGATTGATTTGGCAAGTGGCACAGACGAAGAGATTGCAGAGTCGCTTAAAGCTGCATTACCGCAGTGGCGTAAAATCAAAGGTATCGGACCAGATCCTTTAGAATCAGTTCGCTTTGGGTATGGAACTATCAAGAAACTCATCAGTTATCGTGTGATACCTATGCTGGATATCCTGGTGTGGGCAGCCGTTAAAAAAATCCGTGTCTCTGACGACAGGTTATCCAGATTGCTATATACAGACGATGACGAAGAAAGCGAAATGAGGCAGTCTAGCCAAATCAAAGATACCGACAGGCCTTTGGCTCTTAAATCCTGCACAACTGACTTTATCCGACAATTCCATTACTTCATGAACAAAAATAGCCATTTGAAGCAAATGAAAGTCTCTGATGTAATGAAACTATCGGATTAG
- a CDS encoding helix-turn-helix transcriptional regulator, whose translation MKNQATRLIRLPEVLERTGYGKAWIYRLINDGKFPAPVKIGSRAVAFVESEIDTWIQSVIKTSRNNVA comes from the coding sequence ATGAAAAATCAAGCAACCCGCCTCATACGCCTACCAGAAGTTCTCGAACGAACTGGCTACGGAAAAGCCTGGATCTATCGTCTGATCAACGATGGTAAGTTTCCTGCCCCTGTCAAAATTGGAAGTCGTGCAGTAGCTTTCGTTGAAAGTGAGATTGATACCTGGATTCAGTCTGTAATCAAAACAAGCCGCAATAATGTCGCTTAA
- a CDS encoding tyrosine-type recombinase/integrase, with translation MCSICVDSFMFENGERYCHVVNKENGEPLYFPNLYITTQVRNRSESISTMKVIAGSISLLYRFFMRKEINIDERIQKRIFLANHEIDDLIEFTSFNFKNGGENDFGVSNVKKPTKYFRITTIANYLEWLCKILLSHTGQKDTIKEILVFINNIKRKKPRNNDKYVMDIEKSLDKAQLDSLFSILSPGSNLNPFTETVQKRNNLIFLLLHCFGMRVGELLNLRIGDIDFAESTIAIRRRANDKTDPRVYQPLVKTCERKLIADANLIYEISDYILNDRRKVKNANKHDFLFITYKEGKTQGQPLSFSSYHKIVSVVRQSSSLLSGLTGHKLRHTWNYEFSKTIDKAKDISDEKEQQIRSYLMGWLPGSDTSIIYNRRHIFELSKKTALEQQDQLFKGGFNE, from the coding sequence ATGTGCAGTATTTGTGTAGATTCGTTTATGTTCGAAAATGGTGAGAGATATTGTCATGTTGTAAATAAAGAAAATGGTGAGCCATTGTACTTTCCAAACTTGTATATAACAACACAAGTCAGGAATCGATCAGAGTCCATATCAACAATGAAGGTTATTGCCGGTAGCATTTCATTGTTATATCGATTCTTTATGAGGAAAGAGATCAATATTGATGAAAGAATTCAGAAAAGGATATTTCTGGCTAATCATGAAATTGATGATTTGATTGAGTTTACTTCATTTAATTTTAAAAATGGCGGAGAAAATGATTTTGGTGTTTCAAATGTCAAAAAACCAACTAAGTATTTTCGGATTACAACAATAGCTAACTATCTGGAATGGCTATGTAAAATACTTCTTTCTCATACAGGTCAGAAAGATACAATCAAAGAGATACTTGTTTTCATTAACAACATAAAAAGAAAGAAACCAAGAAACAATGACAAATATGTTATGGATATCGAAAAGAGCTTAGACAAAGCTCAACTGGATTCTTTGTTTAGCATTCTTTCGCCAGGAAGTAACTTGAATCCGTTTACAGAAACAGTACAAAAAAGAAATAACCTAATATTCCTATTATTACATTGCTTTGGCATGAGAGTCGGTGAACTTTTGAATCTGCGAATTGGTGACATAGATTTTGCAGAATCAACAATAGCAATAAGGAGAAGAGCAAATGATAAAACAGATCCGCGAGTTTATCAGCCATTAGTGAAGACTTGTGAGAGAAAATTAATTGCTGATGCGAACCTTATATATGAAATTTCAGATTATATCTTGAATGATCGTAGGAAAGTTAAAAATGCTAATAAGCATGACTTTCTGTTTATTACCTATAAGGAAGGGAAGACTCAAGGGCAACCGCTATCATTTTCTTCATACCATAAAATAGTGAGTGTTGTTCGTCAATCATCCTCACTTCTAAGTGGATTAACAGGCCATAAATTACGACACACATGGAATTATGAGTTCTCGAAAACAATAGATAAGGCTAAGGACATATCCGACGAAAAAGAGCAACAAATCCGTTCTTATCTAATGGGATGGCTACCAGGTTCAGACACTTCAATAATCTATAATCGCAGGCATATTTTTGAGCTATCGAAAAAAACTGCACTTGAGCAGCAAGATCAACTATTCAAAGGAGGATTTAATGAATAA
- a CDS encoding tyrosine-type recombinase/integrase, with protein sequence MNNLIKQNSDKMSIHEQKIVTLIESNGINIRNLICVMDESLICGFVNTLQYYFCSKSHLHVKTIVKNMKDFVNNVSPNYIDDKVLIEYQNKQLSKAPASFRVLRPFFTKWFESGYPGIDESAVEIAKHFDLRIKKSGQPILQDDPTVGPLTKEEHTSLIKAMSHAYSIGELSLSNYAISLLISLTGRRPQQLVMLKYKDLLQKNLDNGKVEYLISVPRVKQRGKQLQYRELPIISEVASIVQLQANHSVRLVEQTLGKTLDDHAKSKVPVFLNEKKLLDLVIIDFNFLEVNKIYAKPTIANRALKNIVNTGKLISNRTGSPLNATPRRLRYTIATMLAKDGHNANTIAELLDHSSTSSTGIYIKNLAESVERIDSAVSEQLSFVAEIFMNGIKSKEITNFKFCSSRKCQSQNLNVSFPCNECAFFMPVDIDEVNPR encoded by the coding sequence ATGAATAATTTAATTAAACAAAACTCTGATAAAATGTCAATTCATGAACAAAAAATCGTCACTTTGATTGAGAGTAATGGAATCAATATTAGAAACTTAATATGTGTTATGGACGAAAGTTTGATTTGTGGGTTTGTGAATACATTACAATATTATTTTTGTAGTAAAAGCCATTTGCATGTAAAAACAATAGTTAAAAATATGAAGGATTTTGTTAACAATGTTTCTCCTAATTACATTGATGATAAGGTTCTAATTGAATATCAAAATAAGCAATTATCAAAAGCCCCAGCATCATTTCGTGTTTTACGGCCATTTTTTACTAAATGGTTTGAATCAGGATACCCTGGAATAGATGAAAGTGCTGTTGAAATAGCAAAGCATTTTGACCTAAGAATAAAAAAATCTGGTCAACCTATATTACAAGATGATCCAACTGTGGGGCCACTGACTAAAGAGGAACACACTTCCTTGATCAAGGCTATGAGTCACGCATATAGCATAGGTGAACTGTCATTGTCAAATTATGCGATATCGCTATTAATAAGTCTTACCGGTAGAAGACCTCAGCAGTTAGTTATGTTGAAATATAAAGACCTTCTTCAAAAGAACTTAGATAATGGTAAAGTAGAATATTTAATTTCAGTACCACGAGTTAAACAAAGGGGTAAACAACTACAATATCGAGAACTGCCAATAATCTCAGAGGTTGCATCAATTGTTCAACTTCAAGCTAATCATTCCGTGAGGCTTGTTGAGCAAACCCTTGGCAAAACCCTTGATGATCATGCCAAAAGCAAGGTTCCAGTTTTCTTGAACGAGAAAAAACTTCTTGATTTAGTCATAATAGATTTTAACTTCCTGGAGGTTAATAAAATATACGCAAAACCAACAATTGCTAATAGAGCTTTGAAGAATATTGTTAATACTGGGAAGTTAATTTCAAACCGTACAGGATCGCCACTCAATGCTACTCCTCGCAGGCTTCGTTATACAATAGCAACTATGCTGGCTAAGGATGGTCATAATGCCAATACTATAGCTGAATTGTTGGATCATTCTTCAACTTCAAGTACGGGAATTTATATTAAAAATCTTGCTGAGAGTGTTGAAAGAATTGATTCCGCTGTTTCAGAACAATTGTCATTTGTCGCTGAAATTTTTATGAATGGAATAAAGTCAAAAGAGATAACGAATTTCAAGTTTTGCTCTTCGAGAAAATGCCAAAGTCAGAATTTAAATGTAAGTTTCCCTTGTAATGAATGTGCTTTCTTTATGCCAGTTGATATTGACGAGGTAAATCCCCGATGA
- a CDS encoding DNA-binding protein produces MNNIILFKSKKQITAENNYNEFINFCRDQLSGLTQNQDWEQYVWKGYVTFRKIGVGHKVFNSKDAMHEDFLDFAKAYIRYQHSLKPLKNYGITMMALRCLEQALLQVLNSGLIYNVTAVVFDEAMQIGSKYFEGNVLAQCGIQLEKLSKFLCEHNLVKSGYISWKNHVKQKVKNNYLPEIEDYHRNDKLPDESALLAIADIFSKNDELLSPRDKFTSSVFALLLCCPSRISEILALPADCEITQKDEKGIERYGLRFYSVKGYGPNIKWIPRVMAPVAKKAIRRLLSLSQNARALAQWCEKYPDKFYRHELCPKVDDNSKLTVVQVCHALGYHLHDHKSCVLKIKRTSLDGGKSFLNSNDYNYSLSELWEMISSGISRDFPWYDEEKSIKFSNALCLLNYRQFSLSRMSDIYSFYKPTKAFFFGDIQSKRSFEVGYKNIFARHGYYDTEGQPLLIRSHQPRHLLNTIAHYGEMSELDIAKWSGRVNVNQNRVYNHVSEEDMLDKIKTIKLSMKNYCQRKSIPTNELTVDFDNLNQGAIHLTEFGYCVHNYLVRPCTKINEFIEYDNETLEMKSIDRIRLESIREKVTKLKSITQTAYENGDYGADKWLQHHEKNLERINKLLNN; encoded by the coding sequence ATGAACAATATTATTTTATTTAAATCTAAAAAACAAATTACGGCAGAAAACAATTATAATGAATTCATAAATTTTTGCCGCGATCAACTATCAGGGCTCACCCAAAATCAGGATTGGGAACAATATGTCTGGAAAGGGTATGTAACCTTTAGAAAGATAGGGGTTGGACATAAGGTGTTTAACTCCAAAGATGCAATGCATGAAGATTTTCTCGATTTTGCAAAAGCATATATCAGATATCAACACTCATTGAAACCCTTGAAAAATTATGGGATTACAATGATGGCTTTGAGATGTCTCGAACAGGCTCTTTTGCAAGTTCTGAACAGTGGTCTCATTTATAATGTTACAGCCGTTGTTTTTGATGAGGCAATGCAAATCGGAAGTAAATATTTTGAAGGTAATGTTCTCGCTCAATGTGGGATACAGCTTGAAAAATTATCAAAATTTCTATGTGAACATAACCTTGTGAAATCAGGGTACATATCCTGGAAAAACCATGTGAAGCAGAAGGTCAAAAACAACTATCTTCCTGAGATTGAGGACTATCACAGAAACGATAAGTTACCAGATGAATCAGCATTACTTGCTATTGCTGATATTTTTTCTAAAAATGATGAGCTACTGAGTCCAAGGGATAAATTTACCAGTTCAGTATTTGCACTTCTGCTTTGTTGTCCGAGCAGAATTTCTGAGATTTTAGCTTTACCTGCTGATTGTGAGATTACACAAAAAGATGAGAAGGGTATCGAAAGATATGGTCTGAGATTCTATTCGGTTAAGGGGTATGGCCCTAATATCAAATGGATTCCACGGGTTATGGCACCAGTTGCAAAGAAAGCAATTAGAAGATTACTTTCCTTATCACAAAATGCAAGAGCACTTGCTCAATGGTGCGAAAAATACCCTGATAAATTTTACCGGCATGAACTTTGTCCAAAAGTTGATGATAATTCAAAGTTGACAGTTGTACAGGTTTGTCATGCACTTGGTTACCATTTACATGATCATAAATCATGCGTTCTAAAAATTAAAAGAACGAGTTTGGATGGTGGGAAAAGTTTCTTAAATTCCAATGATTATAACTATTCATTGAGTGAGTTATGGGAAATGATTAGCTCTGGTATTAGCAGAGATTTTCCATGGTATGATGAAGAAAAATCCATAAAATTTAGCAATGCCTTATGTTTACTGAATTATCGCCAATTCTCGTTATCCCGAATGAGTGATATCTATTCATTTTATAAACCTACTAAAGCATTCTTTTTTGGTGACATACAAAGTAAAAGAAGTTTTGAAGTGGGGTATAAAAATATTTTCGCCCGACACGGATATTATGATACTGAAGGTCAGCCACTGCTTATTCGCTCACACCAACCACGACATCTTTTAAACACAATAGCTCATTATGGTGAAATGTCTGAACTGGATATAGCTAAATGGTCTGGTCGTGTCAATGTGAATCAGAACAGAGTTTATAATCATGTGTCAGAAGAAGATATGTTAGATAAAATCAAAACTATTAAGTTGAGCATGAAAAATTATTGTCAAAGGAAGTCAATACCCACAAATGAATTGACAGTTGATTTTGATAACCTGAATCAAGGAGCAATTCACTTAACAGAATTTGGCTACTGTGTGCATAACTATTTAGTTCGTCCTTGTACTAAAATCAATGAATTTATAGAATATGATAATGAAACACTGGAAATGAAATCAATAGATAGAATTAGACTTGAATCTATCCGAGAAAAAGTAACAAAACTGAAGAGTATAACGCAGACTGCTTATGAAAATGGTGATTATGGTGCAGACAAATGGCTGCAACACCATGAGAAAAATTTGGAAAGAATTAATAAGCTTTTGAATAATTAA